Proteins encoded by one window of Paenibacillus sp. DCT19:
- a CDS encoding AAA family ATPase: protein MHINSVSHKLLHYVDAQFPILYLNTFEETKVDKIIKDIAYGREIIEWNASKGLVNFLTKNRLLSDMNNLEQILGLLSMDDELKGRMLVIKDVHHFIGDPHVMSILKEIAIQIYNGLEATIILVSPILKIPTELEKYITIVEIDYMGENEIKKLIKDFIEINGFEEPSEELLDDLTVAFKGLTEYEIVNILSLAISKEGSLKKGDLDLIYDQKYQMVQKSGILEMVSLNETFGEIGGLENLKDWLSNKAKVFKNMNKALEFGVDIPKGVLVVGLPGCGKSLNAKATAHLFGIPLLRLDMGKLLGKYVGESEANMRKAIKLAEAISPCVLWIDELEKAFAGIGNSGNAEVATRLFGYFLTWMQEKNSPTFVVATANDTSNLPPELMRKGRFDEIFYVDLPDSVERKKIFEIHLTKRRKNDVALIDLNQLSKKTEGFSGADIEGVVKESIETAFVLGENQVTTKDIITSIENTTSLSVLFKDKLTALSEGYKNNHFKSASKR, encoded by the coding sequence ATGCACATCAATTCAGTAAGTCATAAATTACTTCATTACGTAGATGCTCAGTTTCCAATTTTATACCTTAATACATTTGAAGAAACAAAAGTAGATAAGATTATTAAAGATATTGCGTATGGTCGAGAAATTATAGAGTGGAATGCTTCCAAAGGTCTAGTCAATTTCCTTACAAAAAATCGTCTGTTAAGTGATATGAATAACTTAGAGCAAATATTAGGACTCCTGTCGATGGATGATGAGTTGAAAGGAAGAATGTTGGTCATTAAGGATGTTCATCATTTTATTGGAGATCCTCATGTAATGTCGATTCTAAAAGAAATCGCAATTCAGATCTATAATGGATTAGAAGCTACCATTATTTTAGTCTCTCCGATACTTAAAATACCCACAGAACTGGAAAAATACATTACTATTGTTGAGATTGACTATATGGGTGAAAATGAAATAAAAAAGCTCATTAAAGATTTTATTGAAATTAATGGATTCGAAGAACCCTCAGAAGAATTGCTTGATGACCTGACCGTAGCTTTTAAAGGTTTGACAGAATATGAGATAGTCAATATCCTATCACTTGCTATTTCAAAAGAGGGAAGTTTGAAAAAGGGAGACTTAGATCTAATTTATGATCAAAAATATCAGATGGTTCAGAAATCTGGTATTTTGGAGATGGTTTCGTTAAATGAAACCTTTGGAGAAATTGGTGGATTGGAGAATTTGAAAGACTGGTTGTCCAATAAGGCCAAAGTTTTTAAAAATATGAATAAAGCTTTAGAATTTGGTGTTGATATACCTAAAGGGGTGTTGGTTGTAGGGCTACCTGGTTGTGGTAAGTCCTTAAATGCTAAAGCAACAGCTCATTTATTTGGAATTCCCTTGCTTAGATTAGACATGGGAAAATTATTAGGGAAATATGTTGGCGAATCTGAGGCGAATATGCGTAAGGCAATTAAATTAGCAGAAGCAATCTCACCGTGTGTCTTGTGGATAGATGAACTTGAAAAAGCATTTGCTGGTATCGGTAATTCCGGAAATGCTGAAGTAGCTACAAGACTATTTGGTTATTTCCTCACTTGGATGCAAGAGAAAAATAGCCCTACATTTGTTGTGGCAACAGCGAATGATACTTCGAATCTCCCACCAGAATTAATGAGAAAAGGAAGATTCGACGAGATTTTTTATGTTGATCTACCTGATTCTGTTGAAAGAAAGAAAATTTTTGAAATACACCTAACCAAGAGAAGGAAAAATGATGTGGCTTTGATTGATCTCAATCAACTCAGTAAAAAAACGGAAGGATTTAGCGGAGCAGATATTGAGGGCGTAGTTAAAGAAAGTATCGAAACAGCGTTTGTTTTAGGTGAGAATCAAGTAACTACTAAAGATATTATTACTTCAATTGAAAATACAACATCACTCTCAGTACTCTTTAAGGATAAGCTCACAGCACTTTCTGAGGGATATAAAAACAACCATTTTAAATCAGCATCTAAACGCTAA